The Setaria viridis chromosome 6, Setaria_viridis_v4.0, whole genome shotgun sequence genome contains a region encoding:
- the LOC117860863 gene encoding F-box protein At4g00755: MDFVDRLGPDASAAVFAVLRDPADLAHAAAVSRSWRTLVMVVHMSKIQCLRLCPEVASFTRIELEQPTNSASGSDSGVNEEDAGSTAATTTWENYKTEKMVYMHLVHALFSPHTWMSCITACLGASSTDNFPGESIQNTLEPRERVNNWPCYWSSGGQEDPAVPEFLVYKLCSDLCLIDEIRIQPFRAYFQRGLPIYSSQYVRFKFGCPKLPLRLEDLVSEENEGQLTADDNYIWMYTSSEFPMLQKNVLQSFKLPRPVLCIGGVVKVEFLGRIQKQREDDQYYICVSHVQVLGTPLPREFGAAPCQNGPVLKYYPDHEPSEDSGGRINWKGFEESMWRALVINGQGIGLNQELLSRLLGPSLQLAVEEERMAKAKRRRSLTHYLRRFSGM, translated from the exons ATGGACTTCGTGGATCGGCTGGGGCcggacgcctccgccgccgtcttcgcgGTGCTCCGTGACCCCGCCGacctcgcccacgccgccgccgtctcccgctCGTGGCGCACCCTCG TAATGGTGGTTCACATGAGCAAGATCCAGTGCCTGAGACTGTGTCCTGAGGTCGCCAGCTTCACCCGGATTGAACTCGAACAGCCAACCAATTCTGCCAGTGGTAGCGACAGTGGCGTAAatgaagaagatgctggatcaactgctgctactactacttGGGAAAACTACAAGACAGAGAAAATGGTGTACATGCATCTCGTCCATGCTCTTTTCTCCCCTCACACTTGGATGAGCTGCATTACTGCCTGCTTAGGAGCATCCAGCACCGACAATTTCCCAGGTGAGAGCATCCAAAATACCCTTGAGCCTAGGGAACGCGTGAACAATTGGCCATGTTACTGGTCCAGCGGAGGCCAAGAGGATCCTGCAGTCCCGGAGTTTCTTGTGTACAAGCTTTGCTCAGATCTTTGTCTCATCGATGAGATCAGGATACAACCATTCAGAG CTTATTTCCAGCGTGGCCTCCCGATATATTCATCACAGTATGTTCGCTTCAAGTTTGGCTGTCCAAAGTTGCCTCTACGACTTGAAGATCTTGTATCTGAAGAGAATGAAGGGCAGCTGACAGCTGATGACAACTATATTTGGATGTATACATCCTCGGAATTCCCAATGTTGCAG AAAAATGTTTTGCAATCTTTCAAGCTACCACGCCCAGTTTTATGCATTGGTGGAGTGGTGAAGGTTGAGTTTCTCGGGAGGATTCAGAAACAGCGGGAGGATGATCAGTACTACATATG CGTGTCCCATGTCCAAGTGTTGGGAACTCCGTTGCCACGAGAATTTGGGGCAGCTCCATGCCAGAATGGTCCAGTCCTCAAGTACTATCCAGATCATGAACCATCGGAAGACAGCGGAGGGCGAATCAATTGGAAGGGCTTTGAAGAGAGTATGTGGCGGGCACTTGTAATTAATGGTCAAGGAATTGGATTGAACCAAGAGCTGTTGAGCAGGCTGTTAGGCCCTTCGTTGCAACTTGCGGTGGAAGAAGAGAGAATGGCCAAGGCGAAGCGAAGGAGGTCACTCACCCATTACCTTAGAAGGTTCTCTGGCATGTAG
- the LOC117860866 gene encoding BTB/POZ and MATH domain-containing protein 1: MGTGKYIRSCIFSVGGYGWAIRFFPDGFSKASEGYISVFLELVSKDARVRASCDLRLVDRRTGLPTSVSRTELRKFDSVVTVRKDPHVSVTELFDRIEISPSNITEKLGKLLDSEEITDVTLLVLEE; the protein is encoded by the exons ATGGGCACCGGAAAGTACATCAGGTCCTGCATCTTCTCCGTCGGCGGCTACGGCTGGGCCATCCGCTTCTTCCCCGATGGATTCAGCAAGGCCAGCGAAGGTTACATCTCAGTTTTCCTCGAGCTCGTGAGCAAGGACGCCAGAGTGCGAGCCAGCTGCGACCTGAGGCTGGTCGACCGGAGAACCGGTTTGCCGACTTCGGTGAGCAGGACAGAGCTGAGGAAATTTGATTCCG TTGTCACTGTTAGGAAAGATCCACATGTATCAGTAACAGAATTGTTCGACAGGATCGAGATCTCGCCATCCAACATCACGGAGAAACTTGGCAAGTTGTTGGATTCAGAGGAGATTACAGATGTGACACTCTTAGTGTTGGAGGAGTAA
- the LOC117860722 gene encoding BTB/POZ and MATH domain-containing protein 1, translating into MGSGKFIRSATFSVGGYDWAIRFYPDGLSANSMNFSVHLELLSKNTIARAGCDLSLVDQTTGLPTSVHKTDLRVFNSSGNSRFAPMGCEFMGRSYFEASPYLRDDHLTIQCIATVRKEPHVSAPGLLKEIEVPPSNIAEHLGNFLDAEEGVDVTFSVGGESFTAHKVVLAMRSPVFRAELFGRMREANEQVVMIEEMQPDVFRALLHFIYTDSLPDMDDPEGKANGEMIHHLLVAADRYAVDRLKLVCQSILCKNLDVETVSTTLALAYQHNCERLKDICLEFITSSSSVMDSVVATQGYKNLKTTCPSALVDAFEKSRKFHKA; encoded by the coding sequence ATGGGCAGCGGGAAGTTCATCAGATCAGCAACATTCTCCGTCGGTGGCTACGATTGGGCCATCCGCTTCTATCCCGACGGGTTATCCGCGAATAGCATGAATTTCTCAGTTCATCTGGAGCTCTTGAGCAAAAACACCATAGCCCGGGCTGGTTGTGACCTGAGCCTGGTCGACCAGACCACCGGCTTGCCGACGTCAGTGCACAAGACGGATCTGAGGGTGTTCAATTCCAGTGGTAATAGTAGATTTGCTCCGATGGGTTGTGAATTCATGGGTAGGAGCTATTTCGAGGCGTCGCCGTACCTTCGAGACGATCACCTCACCATCCAATGCATTGCTACTGTAAGGAAAGAACCACATGTATCTGCACCGGGGTTACTGAAAGAAATTGAGGTCCCGCCATCCAACATTGCGGAGCATCTTGGTAACTTTTTGGATGCAGAGGAGGGGGTTGATGTCACATTCAGTGTTGGAGGAGAGAGTTTCACAGCACACAAGGTCGTGCTTGCGATGAGGTCACCAGTTTTCAGAGCAGAGCTGTTTGGGCGAATGAGGGAGGCGAATGAACAGGTAGTGATGATCGAAGAAATGCAACCGGATGTTTTTAGGGCCCTGCTGCATTTCATCTATACTGATTCTTTACCTGACATGGATGATCCGGAGGGAAAGGCTAACGGAGAAATGATCCATCACTTGCTCGTGGCTGCTGATAGATATGCTGTGGACAGGCTGAAGTTGGTATGTCAAAGCATCCTTTGCAAGAATCTTGATGTGGAGACTGTGTCAACTACATTGGCTTTGGCTTATCAGCATAACTGCGAAAGGCTTAAAGATATTTGCCTAGAGTTTATCACCAGTTCATCAAGCGTGATGGATTCAGTGGTGGCAACCCAAGGTTATAAGAATCTGAAGACAACCTGCCCATCTGCACTGGTAGATGCATTTGAGAAGTCAAGGAAGTTTCATAAAGCATAA
- the LOC117860865 gene encoding BTB/POZ and MATH domain-containing protein 1 — protein MTTPTTVSTCTPETEQGKHVFEIFGYSEYRGMGVGGLIRSGTFSVGGHDWAVLFYPDCPCDYITVCIKHLSQDAKVWASCELRLVDQTTGLASFLHKDGTRWFNPGDYFLGSGLSKKRTQFEASVYLRDDHLTIECILTVKKPRVSTTQFLNKIEAPPSNIMEQLGKLLGEENTTDVTFSVGGEIIGAHKILLAVRSPVFRAELYGPMKESKGQHVTIEDMQPAVFRALLHFIYTDSLPDVDKNVGEFNSELIWHLLLAADRYAVDRLKSVCESILSKNLDVETVSTTLALAYQHNCDRLKDICLGFFSSSSAMDAVVATDGYKNLKTTCPHALIDMLEKTRRFHKT, from the coding sequence atgacgacgccgacgacggtTTCTACATGCACCCCGGAGACGGAGCAGGGCAAGCATGTGTTTGAGATCTTTGGGTACAGCGAATACAGGGGCATGGGCGTCGGGGGGTTAATCAGGTCCGGCACCTTCTCCGTGGGCGGCCACGACTGGGCTGTCCTCTTCTACCCGGACTGTCCTTGCGATTACATCACCGTTTGTATAAAGCACTTGAGCCAGGACGCCAAGGTGTGGGCTTCCTGCGAGCTGAGGCTGGTTGATCAGACCACCGGGCTGGCGTCGTTCTTGCATAAAGACGGAACGAGGTGGTTTAATCCTGGGGATTATTTTCTAGGGTCAGGTTTGAGCAAGAAACGCACACAGTTCGAAGCATCAGTGTACCTTCGAGATGATCACCTCACCATCGAGTGCATTCTCACTGTGAAGAAACCGCGTGTATCTACAACCCAATTCTTGAACAAAATCGAGGCGCCGCCGTCCAACATCATGGAGCAACTTGGCAAGTTATTAGGGGAAGAGAACACAACAGATGTCACTTTCAGCGTTGGGGGAGAGATTATTGGAGCACACAAAATTCTGCTGGCGGTGCGGTCACCAGTTTTTAGAGCAGAGCTCTATGGGCCGATGAAGGAGTCGAAGGGGCAGCATGTGACAATTGAAGATATGCAGCCTGCTGTTTTCAGGGCCCTATTGCACTTCATATACACTGATTCTTTGCCTGATGTTGATAAGAATGTGGGAGAATTCAACAGTGAATTGATCTGGCATTTACTTCTGGCTGCTGACAGATATGCTGTAGACAGGCTGAAGTCAGTATGTGAAAGTATCCTTTCCAAGAATCTTGATGTCGAAACTGTGTCAACTACATTGGCTTTAGCGTATCAGCATAACTGTGACAGGCTTAAGGATATATGCCTTGGATTCTTCTCCAGTTCAAGTGCGATGGATGCAGTGGTGGCAACTGATGGTTATAAGAATCTCAAGACAACATGTCCTCATGCTTTGATAGATATGCTTGAGAAGACAAGGAGGTTCCATAAAACATAA